The nucleotide sequence CGCTGCCGGGCTCTCAACTAAGTCTGGACCTTGGCAACTGACCGGCGTCGCTCGACTGCTGCCTGCATTGCAGCGGGTCAGCTCTTCCTCTTCTTCCAGAAGCGACGCGCCCCCTCGATCCTTTCCAGCGCCTCCCGACAGGCCGCCGCCCCCGCCGCATGCCGCGCGCTGAACCAGCCCACCGCGAACCAGGCGCGCACATCGTGCGCCGTGGCTTCGCGGTACAGGGCCATCGCGACGGCCTCGTCGTTGTACTCGCCCAATGCGTCCTGCGCGGGACGCAGGCGCTTCAGGTAGCGCTCGGCGGCGCTCTTGTCGTCGCCCTTCTTCTCGTCTTTGGTCTCGAACAGCGGCGCCGCGAATTCGGCGAGGTAGCGCAAGCGCTTGAGGCGCTTGCGCACGCGGTGCTGGCTGTCGGTGTCGAGCGATTCGAAGCGGCCGCCGTCGCGCAGGGCATGTTGGTGCAGGCGCTGCAGGCGCTTGCGCAGGAAGCGGCGGGCGTCGTCGGGATTCAGCGGCGTGACGGGCGGCGCGCCCTCCGCGGCCGGTTCGGGCGCCGGGGCCTCGGTGGCGGTGAAGCCGATCAGGGCCACCAGCACCGCCTGGAATGCCGGCGCGCGCACGGCCTCGCCGGGTGAAGGCTGGGAGGCGCCCGCACCAGCCGCATCGCCGGCCAGCGGATCCACCTCGGGCGCCCCGGCCTCGCGCAGCTTCGGCTGCGCGATCTTCGCCACCTGCTCGCGGTCGCGCAGCGCGCCGAGCGCGCGGAAGCAGTCGACCAGCGCCGGCTCCCAGCCCGCGCGGTCGAAGGCGCCCGTGGGATCGAGCCCCTCGAGTTCGCGCAGGGCAGTGCGCAGGCGCCGGATGCCGATGCGCAGCTGATGGATCTGTTCCTCGTCGTCGCTGCCCGCCGCGACCTCGGTGGCATTCGGCAGGATCTGCGCAAGGCAGTTCGCGACCACGGCGCGCTGGATCGCACGGCCATCAGGCGCGCTCGCGAAGCGCGGCGGCTCGGCCTTGACGGCGGGCACCACCTCGAGCCCCGCGAGCAGGCGGGCGCCGCGCTCGGCCTTCGAGATGGTGCTGAACCACAGCCCGTGCTGCTGCGACCAGCGCTGCGCCAGCGCGACCAAGCCCGGCACGCTGCCGCGCTTGAGTTCGAGCTCGAGTTCGCAGACCGGCGATGCGCGCTGTTCGGGCGTGCCGGCATGCGCCACCACCTTGCCGACATCGAGCGCCAGCTCGGCCACGACGCCGCCCGGCCCGGTGCTGCGCACGTCGCGCGTAAGCCGCACGATGTCGGTGGACTGGCGCTCGACCAGCGCCAGGAACTGTCCATCCTCGCCCGCGAGCGCCCGCGCCAGCCGCTCGCCGACCGGCGTGCCCTCGTGGCGCCGCGGATCGATGTCGGGCGAAGCGCCCGCGGTACCGAGGTCGACGTTGTGCTCGAGCCGGTGCAGCGCGTTGTCGCCCGTGGCCTTCACCGTCTGCACCCAGCGCCGGCCCTCCTTGCGCAGCCGCAGCACGATGCCCTGCGCGGCCAGCCGCTCGTCGGCGGTGTCGAAATAGCGCGCCTGCAGCCGCGTGCGCACCACGGCACCGCGACGCAGCGCGGCGTCGACGGCCTTCAGGCGGTCGGCGGGGATGTGGAACTTGAATTCGATTTCCATGAGCCGGCCATGATGCACGCTGCGCGCCGTGGCGCCACCCATCGACGCACGGTGCGCGCGGGCATCGGGGCGAGCCGCCGCGGGCCGGAAGCGTCTTCTTGCAAATTGATGTGGACACCGTCCATTTTGTTTTGCATAATTTGTGGACGCTGTACACAACAACCCGTCCAGCGACCCGAAGTCCCCTCTTTCGTTCTCTTCTTTCGACGCACAGGAAACACCATGGCCACCAAGCAGATCTTCGTGAACCTCCCCGTCAAGGACCTCGACAAGTCCAAGGCCTTCTTCAACGCGCTGGGCTACAGCTTCAACCCGCAGTTCACCGACGCCAATGCCGCCTGCATGGTGGTGCAGGAAGGCAGCATCCACGCGATGCTGCTGGTCGAGTCCTTCTTCAAGACCTTCACCGACAAGGCGATCGCCGACACCCGCACCAGCACCGAGGTGCTGCTGTGCCTGTCGTGCGAGAGCCGCGCCGAGGTCGACGAGCTGGTGGCCAAGGCGGTCGCCGCCGGCGGCACCACGCCGCGCGCGCCGCAGGACCTCGGCTTCATGTACGGCCATGGCTTCCAGGACCTCGACGGCCACCTCTGGGAACTCGTGTTCATGGACCCGAACGCGCAGATGCCCCAGCAATAAGGACGGCAGGCGACTCCGGCGATGCCCATCGTTCCATCCGCGAGCCGCACTGTCGCGCGCACGCGCCCTTCCGATGGGCGCCGGCGCCCCGACATGAGCGGCAAGGACACCGCGCCATCGACGGCGTCCGACCCCGAAAGGAAGGCCGACGTGCCCACCGCCACCGCCAGCTACAACCCCATCGTGGGGATCAAGCCCCTGGGCTTCCCGTGGGAGACGGTCGACCCGTTCCTGTTCTGCGTCTACCACGACGACGCCTATCCGCGCGCCAATGCGCAG is from Variovorax paradoxus and encodes:
- a CDS encoding CYTH and CHAD domain-containing protein; this translates as MEIEFKFHIPADRLKAVDAALRRGAVVRTRLQARYFDTADERLAAQGIVLRLRKEGRRWVQTVKATGDNALHRLEHNVDLGTAGASPDIDPRRHEGTPVGERLARALAGEDGQFLALVERQSTDIVRLTRDVRSTGPGGVVAELALDVGKVVAHAGTPEQRASPVCELELELKRGSVPGLVALAQRWSQQHGLWFSTISKAERGARLLAGLEVVPAVKAEPPRFASAPDGRAIQRAVVANCLAQILPNATEVAAGSDDEEQIHQLRIGIRRLRTALRELEGLDPTGAFDRAGWEPALVDCFRALGALRDREQVAKIAQPKLREAGAPEVDPLAGDAAGAGASQPSPGEAVRAPAFQAVLVALIGFTATEAPAPEPAAEGAPPVTPLNPDDARRFLRKRLQRLHQHALRDGGRFESLDTDSQHRVRKRLKRLRYLAEFAAPLFETKDEKKGDDKSAAERYLKRLRPAQDALGEYNDEAVAMALYREATAHDVRAWFAVGWFSARHAAGAAACREALERIEGARRFWKKRKS
- a CDS encoding VOC family protein, with translation MATKQIFVNLPVKDLDKSKAFFNALGYSFNPQFTDANAACMVVQEGSIHAMLLVESFFKTFTDKAIADTRTSTEVLLCLSCESRAEVDELVAKAVAAGGTTPRAPQDLGFMYGHGFQDLDGHLWELVFMDPNAQMPQQ